In the genome of Mercurialis annua linkage group LG8, ddMerAnnu1.2, whole genome shotgun sequence, the window GGAGGAGACTCACCAAGCATGAGCATAGGAGTAATAAACTGCATTGGAGCACTAATAACACCCATCAAGATCAACTTCCCATCAAGTTTCAACAAAGACAAATAAGGCTCAAGAGGATGAACAGCAGGAACAGTATCAATGATATAGTCAAGAGAATCAGCAGCTTGTTGCATCACATTTGCATCCGAGCTAACTAAATATTCATCAGCACCAAGATGTTCTAAAGCCTCCACTTTTTTCTTGTCTGATGAGCTGATCACAGTCACATGATGTCCCATTGCCTTTGCTATCTTAACCCCCATATGACCTACTCCTCCAAGCCCTAAAATTCCTCCTCTTAGCCCACTTTTTTTCAGTCCAAAGTGGTTCAGTGGGCTATAAACTGTCACACCAGCACATAATAGTGGTGCTGCTTGCTCTGGTGCCATACCATCTGGTATTTTCACCATAAACCTGAAAATAGtacaaaaaagaataaaaattcaCTCTTTTTTCTTGTTTAATCAATTGGAAGAAACGAGCGCTTGTGGAAAGAACTGAGCCCACGACCTAGCAGAGCCAAGGGCTACCGTTTGAGCTAAGTGACTAAATTTTGGTCAACAACCATGGATTTTGAAAATGGGTTTATTACAAGAAAGTGAGTTACTTTTGATCAAAATCCATGAATTAAGCAAAAAAACCACTCTTTTAATCAAAATCCATGAACTAAGCCAAAAAAACCACTTGATTTTGGAAATGGTTTAATTTCAATCCAAGAAAGTGAGTAcctaatttttcttatttaatcaattaaaaagacaaaaaaacatGATTTTAGAAATGGGTTTATCTTATAATGCAAGAAAGTGAGTAACTTTTGATCAAAATCCATGGATTAAGCACAAAAACCACTTGATTCTGGAAATGGTCTAAATTCATAATCCAAGAAAGTAAGCACTTAATTTTTCTTATCTAAtcaattaaaagacaaaaaaaacatGATTTTAGAAATGGGTTTATCTTATAATGCAAGAAAGTAAATTACTTTTGAACAAAAACTATGGATTGagcaaaaaaataacaaaccctAATCCAAGAAAGTGAGTTACTTTGATCaaagacaaaaaaaacatagattttggaaatgaatttttcttGAAATGCAAGAAATTAAAGTGACTTACTTTTGATCAACCACCATGGATTGAGCAAACCCTCCTTGAGTAGGTTTTCCATCAGTATAAACATCATTATAACTCCAGATTTTCTTGTTGCAATACTGCTCAATCTCAGTATTACAAGGCAAACAATCCCTACAGCAACCTACAAGAACACCAACTCCAACTGTATCTCCAACTCTAAACTTGGTTACCTCTGATCCAACTTCCACCACCTCACCAACCACCTCATGCctaaaaaacattttcaaaatcaagaaaccaaaaaaaaaatgaaacaaattaaagaaaattaaggtttcttgaaaaaattatttgtatttagtACCCGGGAACCATAGGGTAACGTGACATTCCAAGATCATTCTTAGCTTGATGAAGATCAGTATGGCAAATTCCACAATATGTAACCTTTAACAAAACATCCTCTGGTCCTGTGTTTctgcaacaaaaacaaacagaaACGATACTAAAACGCTTCGAACACTTGACGTTTCGGGCACAAAACTTcgtttttaacataaaaaaaaacttgaaataaCACTGTTTCGCCGTGTCCGTACTGCATTATATCAAGAAAATTATGAATATGAAGTCATGGGAATAGAACTGACCTAATAGTGTATGTGTAAGGAGAAAGAAGTGCAGAAGGGTCTCTTGCAGCCCATCCAACAATGGTTTTCTCAGTTTCAAGACTGCCCATTGTTTTTGAGTTTGTGTTGAAAATGAAAGAAAGTTGAAGATATGAAAAAGGTGATTGAAGTGTTGGATGTAAATAGAAAGTAAAGAATGCACTATAGAATTTAGTatataggccaaatgttgtaaaaaggccaaacctttcataaaagtttcacaaaagtcctgacctttcaattttatcgattttggccaaaaacaaattatttggtttcaattatgGCCAACcgtcaatttgatttcaatttgcctatgtgacacCTATGTGgtgcctatgtggcatgccaaatattgaaaggtcaggacttttgtgaaaccaaataatccatttttggccaaaatcgaccaaattgaaaggtcaggacttttgtgaaaccaaataatcagtttttggccaaaatcgacaaaattgaaaggtcaggacttttgtgaaacttttgtaaaaggtttggcctttttacaacatttggcctagtATATATAAGTAGTGGTGTGAGTATTTGGtataaccgaattaaccaatcGAAAATCAAACCGACATTTTAATTTGATCCGGTTTGTAATATATTCGGTTGGATAATggttaatgattttaaattatttgattaactCGTTTTGatacgttttttttattaaattgaccaAATCGACTAAATTAACCTaatatattgttttgatttgattataatcagttgtatatatatatatatttcaataacgttgatgtttataaaaatttaattcgaTTTAATTTGATCCGATAATAAACGACATAAACATAACCTAGTATTTAGTATATGAAGAATATAGTTATCTCGCCTctccaatttaaaataaaaattaaaaacatataaatatatgattttgaataaaaaaattcactccTTGTCAATTTTGGTACTTTATACCTTAATGTAAGGTAAACTTATTACAAAATTGGTCAATTACAATTCTTTTTTcatctaaaattataaatttgaactaaataattataacacgTGTcacatattaaataaattatttataaattatcgTAATGGACTTGATTCCCGtaaaaatttctcataaaacgataggaaaagaaaaaagaaggcctaatggtaaaaaaaacccaaacctttatgacttattgcaattatatccaaaccttttaatttttgcaataatatccaaattgtattttttgttgcaataatattcaaattgcattttttgtagcaataatagtcaaatttatggcaaaatttgttgttttcaattaagatattaggatattattatgttttgatgtataataatatagtcaaagtcccaaaaaatggaaaaaaactcaaaaaaaatcacataaaagtgcaatttggatattattgcaaccaaataatacaatttggatattattgcaaaaattaaaaggtttggatataattgcaacaagttgtaaaggtttgggttttttttgccattaagccaaaAAGAAAGGGGTGGCTACGTGGCATATGTAGTAGGTGAATTGCGGGGGTTGGTAAATTATCCTCTGCTTCCGTAACCATTACACTTCTTCTTGTCTGACTTAAACGCATTATTTCCTGTCATGTAGCGACATTGTATTGTAGACTTGTAATCCACATTTTTGTggctttaaatttttatacatgtatgatttaataataaaaataaattatctactgtcaaaaaaaaataaaaaataaattatccaagtatatgagttttaaattattattttacggtTGGTGTTTAAAAATTATGGACCAACTTCTTGAAATTAATGCAAATATTGGatgattaattttgtttattacctTAATTACTAGACTAATTGGGAATATAACATGGCTAGGATTGTGCACGGTTCGAAAGAGTCGaaattaacatatttttaaaccaaattaaaattgaagatCTTTGAGAtgtgattttaaaatattgaaattttgtttggtttggcataaaaaatttatcatttcgATTTCCGTTTGGTATGAGAATTAGATTCCAACATATTAAAATTACTTAgaacaaaaatcaataaaattgtcaatatgaatttatatataatcataaatattaaataaaaatagataaatacttattataaaaaatagctaatatcgtataaaaaataaacttaaattatataaattatataataataaaatattgcaTTTAACCTCtttaattcaattataattCATTATGATTCGggtagaaaaaaattcattatgaTTCGGTAAAAATAATTACGATATAAATATCTATCTAAGATTTAAAATGATACTAAATAAATCTCTTGGCACAATATAATTCGAAAAAAACTACGATCGGcagttttctttttattttaaatatattaatccGAACTCGACTCGACTTTAAAAAAGCTCCAAAACCGTGCACAATCCTAAATATGATTGAGACTTATCACTCCTAACAACTTTAGGTGTGTGATGGCATGGAATGATAAACTAGCATTTGTGGTGTATAAACAAATGGTCCACCATGTCTATGGTACCCAATGTTTTTTCTTCACTAAATAATGTCTTAACAACATAAGATGGTACAAAATATCTCACATTTATGTCATGCTTATGTCACAACTCTTTATTTAATATGATAAAAATGTCACACAAATTAGGTACTATTTGGTTCACCAACTTAAGATtgaattttatctaaaaatgaaattaaggTTGATTTTAACTTGATTCATTTGGAGTTAAAATTTAATGGTTATTGTAAAATTAATGAGTAATTGAGAGATAATTATGAAGATTTTAATTGGAATGACTCCGATGATTGTGTTGTAATTTCCCTTCTCATTTTCTATTTATACATTAGAAAGTTGGGTACCATTTTTATGCCAagcataaaaaaatgataagaaaAAGTTGGTAACCAACTACAGATCCATACTTCTAAAACActtcaaattaatattattgcttgccttttcttttatatttatttaaattttatttttcttgcaaaatatttttaaattgaagtaATTGAGTGATTAGAAATATATGTATCTTGATAACTgcctttaatatatttttcttaaaataactattcaactttttagtatctcttaaaatttaatattagaaaCATACtacacaatttttttaaaaaactacagtttgaataagtttataacaaCTAAAAGGAGGAtccaatattttatatttcaacaaCCTTCTTGAAAAACAACTCATTGATGAGAAAGACAAATATCTACATATATTTTcttgttaaataatttatacaatatAAAGAAGTTCTTAAATGGATTATATCAAtcacaattttataatttggaaaccattttttttgacaaaaatgaTGATCTGAACTCACAGATTTACACTGTTCCGACGTCTgcaacaatattttttattaaaaaaattatttggtgtttcaaattgaaataaaaaaaatgataactcGTGTTTGAGATTGTCAAGAGTTAAAGTTCATGTTGAAATTGTAAAATACGCTAAacatgataatttatttttcaatcaatCCAATTAACTATGATTGAgatattttagttaattaaatttcatttttgacATTGATTTCATCTTCGTGATTGAGAGTCTAAAGTATAATCTCATTTGTTTGGTGGCCACTCACCATCAAATATTCAAAACTCGTAATTAATATCATAGCAATTTATAAGATGTTAACCATTTCACAGAAAATGGGTATTCAAGTGCtacctaaaaattaaatttaaaaatcaatctTGACATATGTACATCCTTTTCATATTTGTTAGTTGCAACATTTCTTGAATATTATCCTCATAAACTAACAACAAATTAATACTAatgattatgaaacaaaaatagGTAAAGAAAGAGACATCTAACTATGGATTAGGTAAAACAGTTCCAAACTACTAAACTTAACGGTGAATTATCCCGACACTCCTACTATTTATCGTAATTTACTTGCGCCCTTCTTATTTATCGTAATTTACTTTCATTCACAGAACACTCtaattattaatgaaatttaacCTCAAAACCGCGTTGTTTGATCCCCCAAGAAAAAGATACAAGTATGAATCATGGCAGGAGTTTTAGATTAATTTGCTCTAAATTCAAATGATACAACCATTTTTCATTAGTCAATCCCGTCAATTACAAATTGTTCAAAGTGTTTCTCCAaacattattttctcttttaattatcCCGCAATGTTTAGCTTTTTTGTCTCTTTCGCCTTTTTTTAAGTTTCAGATAGTCCGACATGTTATATCACAAGTTTTCGGACTACGTTTTgatcaacaaattaaaaattgctTATAAAGAATAAAAAGACATGGAAAGAGTATACTTTCAAGATTTTCCAACTTCTCAAATCCTATATTAAATTAGTCTTGAAGATCAATAATCTACAAATATGGCAATCACTAACTGGCTATCACTTTTCTTCTACTAGATAGCAATCCTGCCTACCTGCaataattgagaaaaaaaagtaCACAAAACGTGCAAGCCTTTTCATTctcaaatatatcaaaatattatttcagtttgatttttcGGTGTTGAATTCATATATTCAATAGTCCAATCAATATTTCCCGTGTCGGAGACTTAATATTCGGACACAAAAACTTCATTTCTAACATCGAAAACCTTAAAATAGCACAGTTAGGCCGTGTTTAATTGTTCCGTTTCCTCATATCCATATAAATGCTGCATAGACCAGAATCTTAAAAATATAGAACTGAACTGACAAAAATaatcggttaattcggtttagCCCATAAAAATGTAAggaattgattaaaaaaataagaaaactaTTTAgtttaccaaattttaaaacgatTATCTATACGCGAACTAAATTTCTTTATTAATCGAACCGACTAAATTGATCGAAAACAAAAACTTTTAACCAATTTAACCGAAATAGATATGTAAATTCAGTTTACTCAATTTTTAGCTCACATAAGATAGAAGCATTATTCAGGAGTTCAAAATATTCCAGCTTCTTTTCATGTATGATGGCAATGGAGCATCTAATTCAATGCttttcaaatctgaaaaatcATACTCTGCTGATAGTTTCATATCTTTCAAAGCTTGAGAGACATCAGGTAAAATCATTTTCTTACAATGAAGATGTAGACGAGGGTGCTTTTCGCATATGCTACCGCTTTCCAAATCAATACCAAAAGGAAGTGCTTTTTCGCACGGAACTTCATCCTTAAACGTTTTCTCAAGGTTAGTTAAGGGAAATTGTTTCCACTTTCTGTGAACTTGCCAACCGTATTTGTAATCTCCAACTATTGGAGTACCCAATACTTCGGCGCAGTGAACACGTAGCTGTTGTGCATAAACGAGATTGGTTAACGAGTCgaccagaaaaaaaaaaacacaaccgAGAACATACGAAGAAGGGAATGATGTCTTGTTCCGATTCTTACCTGATGTTTTCTACCCGTGCTTGGTGATAGTTCTAACCATGTGTAGCCTGCATTCAGCAATGGATCATATGATTACACGGGATAAGCTACATTGTAAGCCAGCTTATATGTTGGCAAATTAAAATGTTGTTGCTAATAATATAATTTCAGTTGGTTTATCACTAAACTAACCATCATAATGGATTGTTATTGTAGGTAAATTAATCGTAAACAACAAAATACTGAGCATCTATCTAGATGTACTAAGGCTACTGATCGTTAGCCATAGACACTTTTCCATGTATTATCTCTGTAAATTAGACCATATGTAAGAGAAGTATAAGCACTGCAAAAGGAATGGAATACTAACCATGAGATGACTCAAGCACTCTATAATGTGTCACTGCATGCTGAAACGATGCGTTCTCTGTATTCTCAATCACTGTTATTCGATCAGATTTACCATTGTCTACAATCACCTGAAAGCAATAAAAAGAGTTTTCAATATGATCACAGTGAAAGGTTTCTATACATTAAATTGAACATTCCTTTATTCTCCTCCTTTATTTCGTGACTCAAAGATTAAAGACAAATTACATGGAGCTTTTACAACTGCCATCCAAATCCAAAAACGCAACACTGAGTAAATTGTAATGAGTTCTTGAGAATCTCGAATTCTAACCTTCCCCAATGGTGCTGAGATTAACCCGTTTTGATGTCTCGGAGTCCCGATGACGAGTGCCCAATACCTCCTTTGCAGGACTCTTCTTTTTTCTCCAATGTCCTTTAGAAAAGTATATGGTTATTGTTAACCTGTAGCATTAACAAAGCTAACAACAATCCATTTATTGTGAATGGATTTGAAATATCAAGCAGATTGAGCAGATAACTACTCACATCACTTGATGCTGCA includes:
- the LOC126660858 gene encoding probable cinnamyl alcohol dehydrogenase codes for the protein MGSLETEKTIVGWAARDPSALLSPYTYTIRNTGPEDVLLKVTYCGICHTDLHQAKNDLGMSRYPMVPGHEVVGEVVEVGSEVTKFRVGDTVGVGVLVGCCRDCLPCNTEIEQYCNKKIWSYNDVYTDGKPTQGGFAQSMVVDQKFMVKIPDGMAPEQAAPLLCAGVTVYSPLNHFGLKKSGLRGGILGLGGVGHMGVKIAKAMGHHVTVISSSDKKKVEALEHLGADEYLVSSDANVMQQAADSLDYIIDTVPAVHPLEPYLSLLKLDGKLILMGVISAPMQFITPMLMLGRKIITGSFIGSIKETEEMLEFCREKGVTSMIEVVKMDYVNTAFERLEKNDVRYRFVVDVAGSKLDA